The following coding sequences lie in one Alloacidobacterium dinghuense genomic window:
- a CDS encoding TPR end-of-group domain-containing protein, with translation MQDTTQAPGTRRTARAATEKTRPIVDKAHEQALQHYQSAVQLMQEGKFEKARAAFEKLIPHAPPELLERSKVYLAACERNAKRSELAFSTLGEQYDYAISLLNTGDYEDARDQLEGILKKDAKADFAHYGLAVLDSMTGQAEECLEHLIAAIELNPQNRIQARSDSDFQDMADDPRFTELLYPETS, from the coding sequence ATGCAAGATACAACTCAGGCTCCTGGCACTCGCCGTACCGCTCGCGCAGCAACTGAAAAAACGCGCCCGATCGTCGACAAGGCCCATGAGCAGGCTCTTCAGCATTACCAGAGCGCTGTGCAACTCATGCAGGAGGGTAAGTTTGAAAAGGCCCGCGCCGCATTTGAGAAGCTCATTCCTCACGCTCCGCCTGAGCTGCTCGAACGGTCCAAGGTCTACCTCGCTGCCTGTGAGCGAAATGCCAAGCGCTCGGAGCTGGCATTCTCCACCCTCGGCGAGCAGTACGATTACGCCATATCGCTGCTCAACACCGGCGACTATGAAGATGCCCGCGATCAACTCGAAGGCATTCTCAAAAAAGACGCGAAGGCCGACTTCGCCCACTACGGGCTGGCCGTTCTCGACAGCATGACGGGACAGGCCGAAGAGTGCCTCGAACACCTGATCGCCGCCATCGAACTCAACCCGCAGAACCGGATCCAGGCGCGCAGCGACTCCGACTTCCAGGACATGGCAGACGACCCGCGCTTTACCGAACTGCTGTATCCGGAAACATCGTAG
- a CDS encoding gluconeogenesis factor YvcK family protein: protein MKQATLAPSHSSPPNAEKVNLRVVAMGGGTGLSTLLRGFKRYVPSPGATQPEYDDYPCLISHLAAVVTVTDDGGSSGRLRKDFNMLPPGDLRNCMVALSEDEHLISRLFRHRFRSGAGLEGHSFGNLFVAALSEMTGDAAQAIRLAAEILATRGHIYPATTADVSLAALMDDGETVRGETNITASKKQIVELTMEPPDAEPMPETLEAIERADLVTIGPGSLYTSLVTNLLVKGVPEALAHAQGLRVYVCNLMTQANESLHLTASEHIERIYDHAGGPIFDYAVINTGTISDEMIARYAAEGAEPIQPDIDGVEAMGIRCITGNFADEGDVLRHAADRVAARVLDLALYPQNGRRPNAG, encoded by the coding sequence ATGAAACAAGCGACCCTCGCACCCTCACATTCATCGCCGCCCAATGCAGAGAAAGTGAACCTGCGAGTCGTCGCCATGGGCGGAGGCACCGGCCTTTCGACCCTGCTTCGCGGATTCAAACGCTACGTTCCATCCCCAGGTGCTACGCAGCCTGAATACGATGATTACCCCTGCCTGATCAGTCATCTGGCAGCCGTTGTCACCGTCACCGACGACGGTGGCTCCAGCGGTCGTCTGCGCAAAGACTTCAACATGCTCCCGCCGGGGGACCTGCGCAACTGCATGGTCGCACTCTCGGAAGACGAGCACCTTATCTCGCGTCTTTTCCGCCATCGCTTCCGCTCCGGCGCCGGGCTCGAAGGGCATAGCTTCGGCAATCTCTTCGTCGCCGCGCTCTCGGAGATGACCGGCGACGCTGCCCAGGCCATCCGCCTGGCCGCCGAGATTCTGGCCACACGAGGGCATATCTATCCCGCCACCACCGCCGACGTCAGCCTCGCCGCGCTCATGGATGATGGCGAGACGGTGCGCGGTGAAACCAACATCACCGCCAGCAAAAAACAGATCGTCGAACTCACCATGGAGCCGCCCGACGCAGAGCCCATGCCCGAGACCCTCGAAGCCATCGAGCGCGCCGACCTTGTCACCATCGGCCCCGGATCGCTCTACACCAGCCTCGTCACGAATCTTCTGGTCAAAGGCGTCCCTGAAGCTCTGGCCCACGCGCAGGGTCTGCGCGTGTATGTCTGCAACCTGATGACCCAGGCCAACGAGAGCCTGCACCTCACCGCCTCCGAGCACATCGAGCGCATCTACGATCATGCCGGCGGTCCGATCTTCGACTATGCGGTCATCAATACCGGAACCATCTCCGACGAGATGATCGCCCGATACGCCGCCGAAGGAGCCGAACCGATCCAGCCCGACATCGATGGCGTCGAGGCCATGGGAATTCGCTGCATCACCGGAAATTTCGCCGACGAAGGCGACGTGCTGCGCCATGCGGCCGACCGCGTCGCCGCACGCGTACTCGATCTGGCGCTCTATCCGCAGAACGGCCGGAGACCGAACGCCGGATGA